A single window of Gopherus flavomarginatus isolate rGopFla2 chromosome 15, rGopFla2.mat.asm, whole genome shotgun sequence DNA harbors:
- the TMEM119 gene encoding transmembrane protein 119 codes for MAASATVCMLLMLMAPLCTMRSTRNQATVLDDHSGSGDNPGASILPSASVNLGVNPTSGTIAVNSVNGTSTSINIFDRIVNFLKEYMLLIIVVGSLVFVLLFIVCAAVIVRQKHKASAYYPSSFPKKKYVDQNDRSGGAKAFSEVPEKAPETHTEEPMDSSKQLQADILAAAQNLKSPAKVSMANGDGTKIEDKPPKEQEEGTKVEDDKQTAECVSKEEAAPQEKAEPAKETPAPSCTAETEAKGEEPPSPEEVQHVQQANESLPEELKECPGAADPVMQTPEGEKQDVSVLAAPDIGAAGV; via the coding sequence ATGGCTGCTTCAGCTACGGTCTGTATGCTCCTTATGCTCATGGCACCTCTGTGCACCATGCGATCGACACGCAACCAGGCAACTGtcctggatgatcacagtgggaGTGGAGACAATCCGGGTGCCTCCATCCTCCCCTCTGCGAGTGTGAATTTGGGAGTGAATCCTACATCCGGGACTATAGCTGTGAACTCTGTCAATGGCACCTCGACTTCAATCAACATCTTCGATAGGATTGTGAACTTCCTTAAAGAGTACATGCTGCTGATCATTGTGGTAGGGTCCTTAGTTTTTGTGCTGCTCTTCATTGTATGTGCAGCTGTCATCGTCCGGCAGAAACACAAGGCCTCTGCCTATTACCCATCCTCCTTTCCTAAGAAGAAGTACGTGGACCAGAATGACCGGTCGGGGGGTGCCAAAGCTTTCAGTGAAGTTCCTGAAAAGGCTCCTGAGACACACACGGAGGAGCCCATGGACTCATCCAAACAGCTGCAAGCTGATATATTGGCTGCTGCCCAGAACTTGAAATCCCCAGCCAAGGTCTCCATGGCAAATGGAGATGGGACCAAAATAGAGGATAAGCCCCCAAAAGAACAGGAGGAAGGGACCAAAGTGGAGGACGACAAACAAACAGCTGAGTGTGTTTCTAAAGAAGAGGCGGCTCCCCAAGAGAAAGCTGAACCAGCAAAAGAGACGCCAGCTCCAAGTTGCACAGCAGAAACGGAGGCCAAAGGAGAAGAACCTCCCTCCCCTGAGGAAGTTCAGCACGTGCAACAGGCCAATGAGTCATTGCCAGAAGAGCTCAAAGAATGCCCCGGGGCTGCTGATCCCGTCATGCAAACCCCTGAAGGTGAGAAGCAAGATGTGTCTGTTCTAGCGGCTCCCGATATCGGTGCTGCAGGTGTCTAA